The sequence GGCGCGGTTGAGCACCGCGCGCACGGGCAGGTCGGAGTCGATGATGGCGTCGGCGATGGTGGCCGCGCGGTCGGGGTCGTCCTCGTCGACGATGGCCACGTCACCGAGGCGTTCGTAGGAGGGATCGAAGCCGAGGATGTCGGCGGGCGTGCGCTGGCCGTCGTGAGCCGGAACGTCGCGATAGACGACCTCGTACTCGGCGGCGACCGCGTCGGGATCGGTCACGGGGAGATAGAGCGTGCCCTCGTCGACGACGATTTCGTGCTCCTCGTCGATGAGGGCGGCGGCGGCGAGAGCCTGGCGGGTCTCCTCGCCGGCCTCCCGCGGGACGCGAACGCACGGCCGTTCCATACGGACGCGACGCCACCCGCGGGAGTAAGCGTGACGCTTCGACGCCGGGCGACTACGGCCGAGGGTCGTCGACCGTCGGGGGTCGTGGGTCGGCATCGTCGGGAGCGTCCTCCGCCCGGGCCACGGCGCGGCGGACCGCGTCGACGACATCGGCGGAACCGACGACCGTCCCGCGCGTCCGGAGGGCGGCGTGGACGCGCTCGCCAGCCGCACCGGCCGTGTTTCGCTCCGCGAGCGGACGGCCGTCGACGACGACGGTCGGCGTCGCCGCGTCGGCGACGGCGGTGAGAGTCGGGAGGTTCCCGGTCGCCAGCGGCACGTCAGCGACGACGACGGCGTCGGCGCGGCGGATCCGCTCGGCGACGGCGTCTGCTGTCTCGGCATCGACCGGCGCGTAGGGCGGGACGGTCACCAGGTCACCGTCGAGCGCGCGGGCCGTCTCGGCGTCGGGATCAGCAGTGCCGACGGCGCCGACCGAGAGGTCGAACCCGGCGGCGGCGAGGCGGTGGAGCAGGGGCGTGGCGCTGCCGCCGCCACCGACGACGTGGACGCGCCCCGAGGCGTCGCCATCGCCGGTGAACGCGGTCACGGACGCCGATCCGGTGACGGGGTGGCGAGCGACCGTCGCGTTCGTATCGAAGGCCGCTTCGACCGCCGTGTCGGTGAGGACCGCGTCGGGTGCCCCGGCCGCTTGCACGCGCCCGTCGTAGAGGAGGCGGAGTTCGTCGCAGTAGCGCGCCGCGAGATCTAGGTCGTGGATGGCGGCGACGACGGTGCGACCCTCGTCGACTAGCTCCCGCACGAGTTCGAGCGTTCGCACCTGGTGGTTCACGTCGAGATCCGACGTCGGTTCGTCGAGCAGGAGGACGGGCGTGTCCTGGGCGAGGGCGCGAGCGAGGAACACGCGCTGGCGCTCGCCGCCGCTCACCTCGGTCACGGGGCGGTCGGCGAGGTGGGCGACCGACGCTCGCTCCATCGCGTCGTCGACGGCGCGGCGGTCGGCCGCCGTTCGACCCTCGAACCGGTCGACGTGTGGGGTTCGGCCCATTGCGACGATCCGCCGAACGTCGAACGCGAACGTCGACGCGGTCGACTGGGGGACGGTCGCCACGAGCCGACTCGTCGCCCGCGAATCGAGACGGTCGAGTCGCCGCCCGGACACCTGAACGGTTCCCGAATCGGGGGTGAGCACGCCGTTGACGACGCGGAGCAGCGTCGTCTTGCCCGCGCCGTTGGGCCCGACGAGGCCGACGAGTCGCCCCTCGTCGACGGTCG comes from Haloplanus sp. XH21 and encodes:
- a CDS encoding ATP-binding cassette domain-containing protein, whose protein sequence is MTDPAIDIDAVSVAFGGVDVLESVSTTVDEGRLVGLVGPNGAGKTTLLRVVNGVLTPDSGTVQVSGRRLDRLDSRATSRLVATVPQSTASTFAFDVRRIVAMGRTPHVDRFEGRTAADRRAVDDAMERASVAHLADRPVTEVSGGERQRVFLARALAQDTPVLLLDEPTSDLDVNHQVRTLELVRELVDEGRTVVAAIHDLDLAARYCDELRLLYDGRVQAAGAPDAVLTDTAVEAAFDTNATVARHPVTGSASVTAFTGDGDASGRVHVVGGGGSATPLLHRLAAAGFDLSVGAVGTADPDAETARALDGDLVTVPPYAPVDAETADAVAERIRRADAVVVADVPLATGNLPTLTAVADAATPTVVVDGRPLAERNTAGAAGERVHAALRTRGTVVGSADVVDAVRRAVARAEDAPDDADPRPPTVDDPRP